A single genomic interval of Coccidioides posadasii str. Silveira chromosome 1, complete sequence harbors:
- a CDS encoding uncharacterized protein (EggNog:ENOG410PJWY~COG:S~BUSCO:5553at33183): MENVTATTVRRKDTTKGPPLRILCLDGGGVRGYSMLIILQELMYRAYVESEGTAPRRDQIPKPCDHFDLIAGAGTGGLIALMLGRLRLDIETCKNIYPRLTKYVFETDKTIAGIPYRSTLFKASRLEQAIRQCVREYTVSESEGNDGSSPSLSGSNYMDTALSCPSSTSVASALPPKRLSRSSAHLSRTLSTSSGQLSPSPPLLSPTMTSRSPYSTMNESSRWGNPDALLYDNRENRTKTAITAYFKGTPRNGPATLLRSYDSRKEPPPDFNCTIWQAGRATGAMLHHFKPIQIGQQVFLDEGGGKFNPSPQILDEATVNEWPGRDVGIFVSVGTGKRPSGTSNRTHEWWEDVFVEFAEARRNLISKIEGCETIHQYMLKEHLAKRNVPKENYCRLNVEIGVGEYGMNEWNRLAEISTNTRIYLAKNEVQRMTHDAAVKLARIHRTHRRIEAHAAAIAAAEARETTLMMRPLPPPPPPPQRPIPPIPSHPPQISPNQSPTTLRRPSHPSHTQPVYELPAIELPADPTPISQFTAPPSQPKNPSRLSHISVSPPGSRHSMDQSHTSSPRVSSDTFISDAAPPRPPKTPMPQAARPVNTVNNTTPNNDISENVIISMPSPTQGASRPIGTTAPNSNKWKPPYPDDGPPPPVNKFRKPTSNSRG; encoded by the exons ATGGAGAACGTCACGGCGACGACGGTACGTCGAAAAGACACCACGAAGGGCCCGCCGCTGCGGATACTGTGCCTCG ATGGCGGCGGAGTGCGTGGATATTCGATGCTAATCATCCTCCAAGAGTTGATGTACCGAGCATACGTAGAGTCGGAGGGAACCGCACCGCGACGTGATCAAATACCTAAACCATGCGACCACTTCGATCTCATCGCTGGAGCCGGAACCGGCGGGCTCATCGCTTTGATGCTGGGCCGTCTGCGGCTTGACATAGAAACATGCAAGAATATCTATCCTCGCCTGACGAAATATGTCTTTGAGACGGACAAGACAATTGCCGGCATTCCGTATCGATCAACATTGTTCAAGGCATCAAGGCTGGAACAAGCAATCCGTCAGTGCGTTCGGGAATACACAGTCTCTGAATCAGAAGGAAATGATGGAAGCTCGCCGTCACTTTCAGGAAGCAATTACATGGATACCGCTTTGTCGTGCCCGTCGTCCACCAGCGTCGCATCCGCCCTCCCACCAAAACGGCTGAGCCGATCCAGCGCACATCTATCTCGCACTTTGAGTACCAGTAGTGGGCAGCTGTCACCTTCGCCGCCGCTCTTGTCGCCGACCATGACGAGTCGGTCGCCTTATTCCACCATGAATGAGTCATCAAGATGGGGAAATCCTGACGCTTTATTATATGACAATAGAGAAAATCGGACGAAAAC AGCTATAACTGCGTATTTCAAAGGAACACCCAGAAATGGACCCGCGACACTTCTACGTTCGTATGATTCGAGAAAGGAGCCTCCTCCCGACTTCAACTGTACGATATGGCAAGCAGGGCGTGCGACGGGCGCAATGCTTCATCATTTCAAACCTATTCAGATAGGACAGCAGGTCTTCCTTGATGAAGGAGGCGGAAAATTCAACCCATCCCCGCAAATACTCGACGAAGCAACTGTCAATGAATGGCCGGGACGAGACGTCGGCATTTTTGTGAGCGTTGGTACGGGCAAACGGCCTTCCGGGACAAGTAATAGGACGCATGAGTGGTGGGAAGATGTCTTCGTAGAGTTTGCAGAAGCGCGGCGAAACCTGATTTCCAAAATCGAAGGATGTGAGACGATCCACCAATACATGCTAAAAGAGCATCTCGCGAAAAGAAATGTACCGAAAGAAAACTACTGCCGTCTAAATGTCGAGATCGGTGTTGGAGAATACGGAATGAATGAGTGGAATCGCCTGGCAGAAATCAGCACCAATACGCGAATATACCTGGCGAAGAACGAAGTTCAGAGGATGACCCATGATGCAGCGGTCAAATTAGCCAGAATACATCGAACACACCGTCGCATTGAGGCCCATGCAGCTGCAATCGCCGCAGCAGAAGCCCGCGAAACTACCTTGATGATGCGTCCTttacctcctcctccaccaccgCCCCAGCGACCGATTCCTCCAATTCCATCCCATCCTCCGCAAATTTCCCCGAATCAGTCACCCACAACGTTGCGTCGGCCTTCTCACCCTTCTCATACACAGCCGGTCTACGAACTCCCGGCGATAGAACTCCCTGCGGATCCAACTCCCATTTCACAGTTCACAGCACCTCCGAGCCAGCCCAAAAATCCCTCGCGCCTCTCCCACATTAGCGTCTCACCACCAGGCAGTAGACATAGCATGGATCAATCTCACACAAGCTCTCCACGCGTAAGCAGCGATACCTTTATCTCCGACGCTGCTCCACCACGCCCGCCGAAGACGCCAATGCCACAAGCAGCAAGGCCAGTAAATACTGTCAATAATACCACGCCTAATAACGATATATCGGAGAACGTGATTATCTCTATGCCTTCACCAACACAAGGCGCAAGCAGACCAATCGGCACGACGGCTCCTAACTCGAATAAATGGAAGCCACCGTACCCGGACGATGGGCCGCCTCCGCCGGTGAATAAGTTTCGCAAGCCAACGTCTAATTCACGAGGTTAA
- a CDS encoding uncharacterized protein (EggNog:ENOG410Q5BS), with protein MDDETEQKQALARDINHLVTLASTTNVEPLSERHRAFANCPADKFAEKFTVQDAVATILLDGRPGELYAVGIQLDQDPDASKRAVVIYISTNQKVTASKTIFLEDIWNLLQKRAKDYELFDIEKEEFEREHPEGEPDAQKARPPTMPQDTYHSLMRLVYRQCFKRWLKWIHQSYDDMSRFKAIMVDTVGDELEDFNPKFHWWLEPLTYLIEQYDWVCDSANLLTKQGRDPASIVLHPDFPAKMDRLESAYRVFEQGDDALKIIEDWGAMIPEQEEPILSHLRHFVELHIAINTLERVAQSGKAPQIFSNKSLEVVYVDDFNPQPIPTALPIDTNGWEAVLTQGLAYRNFAIKPEYEAGVQAHFTALGEISSKRNNTCRVTLHPPIQLLQFFTTHRIHPPPFTCIGSSQPICAACSAVFAAWNTLYEYPSFISRRSSGNFPFPWNVPTEWVGARVTSDVEILDAIYRKIAERFGSALFEAGMALWGEAGSSASGEVLYDRDAGQEGHREVDGQEAQEMKNSPNEQGCHQVQEFLECQQYKGGNKGNAVENRACDQRQDCQEEQINGQEHEGQTRAKAERNPKN; from the exons ATGGATGATGAAACTGAACAAAAGCAAGCTCTTGCCAGGGACATCAACCATTTGGTGACTTTAGCAAGCACTACCAATGTGGAACCACTGAGTGAACGCCATCGGGCTTTTGCCAACTGTCCTGCCGACAAATTTGCAGAAAAGTTCACAGTCCAGGATGCCGTGGCAACAATTTTACTGGATGGTCGTCCTGGAGAACTTTATGCAGTTGGTATCCAGCTTGACCAAGATCCCGATGCTTCGAAGCGCGCGGTTGTCATATACATATCGACAAACCAGAAAGTCACAGCTTCCAAAACCATCTTTCTCGAGGATATTTGGAACCTCCTGCAAAAACGGGCTAAAGATTATGAGCTCTTCGACATTGAAAAGGAGGAATTTGAGCGTGAACACCCCGAGGGAGAGCCGGATGCTCAAAAGGCCAGGCCACCCACCATGCCACAAGACACCTATCATAGTCTGATGCGACTTGTTTACCGTCAGTGTTTCAAGCGGTGGCTTAAGTGGATCCATCAGTCCTACGACGACATGTCGCGGTTTAAGGCTATCATGGTGGACACAGTCGGAGACGAGCTCGAGGACTTCAATCCAAAATTCCACTGGTGGCTTGAGCCTTTGACTTATCTTATCGAGCAATACGACTGGGTGTGCGATTCTGCGAACTTGTTGACCAAGCAAGGCCGTGACCCCGCAAGCATTGTGTTACACCCAGACTTTCCAGCCAAGATGGATCGCTTGGAATCTGCATATCGCGTTTTTGAACAAGGGGACGACGCCTTGAAAATAATTGAAGACTGGGGCGCGATGATCCCTGAACAAG AGGAGCCTATTCTCTCGCATCTCCGACACTTCGTCGAGCTCCATATTGCGATCAATACTCTGGAGCGCGTTGCTCAGTCTGGAAAGGCACCTCAGATTTTCAGCAACAAGTCTCTTGAAGTTGTGTACGTTGACGACTTCAACCCGCAGCCCATCCCAACCGCGCTGCCGATCGACACCAATGGCTGGGAGGCCGTCCTCACTCAGGGCCTTGCATACCGCAACTTCGCGATCAAGCCGGAATACGAAGCCGGTGTTCAAGCTCACTTCACTGCTCTGGGCGAAATATCATCCAAGCGAAACAACACTTGTCGGGTCACCCTGCACCCCCCCATTCAGCTGCTCCAATTTTTCACGACCCATCGCATCCATCCACCACCGTTTACATGTATCGGTTCCTCCCAGCCCATTTGCGCTGCATGTTCCGCCGTCTTCGCAGCCTGGAACACCCTCTACGAATATCCAAGCTTCATTTCGCGCCGGTCAAGCGGAAATTTCCCGTTTCCGTGGAACGTTCCAACTGAATGGGTCGGTGCAAGGGTTACTAGCGATGTTGAAATCCTAGACGCGATCTACAGAAAAATCGCGGAGAGATTTGGCAGTGCGCTGTTTGAGGCCGGCATGGCTCTTTGGGGGGAAGCAGGATCATCGGCTTCGGGAGAAGTTCTATATGACCGAGACGCGGGACAGGAGGGACACCGAGAAGTCGATGGACAAGAGGCACAGGAGATGAAGAATAGTCCGAATGAACAGGGTTGCCACCAAGTTCAAGAGTTCCTGGAATGCCAGCAATATAAAGGGGGAAACAAGGGCAACGCAGTCGAGAATCGCGCTTGTGACCAGCGGCAGGACTGCcaagaagagcaaatcaaTGGCCAGGAACATGAGGGACAGACTAGGGCGAAAGCGGAGAGGAACCCAAAGAATTAA
- a CDS encoding uncharacterized protein (EggNog:ENOG410PHFT~COG:G~TransMembrane:11 (o40-59i66-85o91-115i127-149o161-183i236-255o267-286i298-318o324-345i357-376o388-411i)), with product MPTIICVYLMNYIDRNNYAAARLQGLERDLKLTPSQYQTGLSILFVSYILMQVPSNLLLNYVGRPSLYLGFSTIAWGLVSASTSLVKNYPQILACRLILGFVEAPFFAGVLFYLSKWYTKKELTLRMSIFYSGSLLSGAFGNLIAAGILNGLSGSYGLSPWQWLYIIEGIITIAIGSLICVILPDFPDTWRLLTSEMKCVANRRLAIDAAEADIDGEGGMSQLTGSRLAITDIKTYLLAIAYMSITGASGFQNFFPTLTATLGHNETISLLLVAPPYIFTLVYSILHSRMSDRLGSRFWFFIYPIPISILGFIIFMTTDSFGPRYLSLFIMSFVFTMMSTCYSWVAGAIPRPPAKRATAYAFINSVGNSASIWTPYTYRDRDAPQYRLALGLCIALQMLAGLMAVMLRLHLIKQNCALERTERECGGLVDDERMRLISAETEGVEVDIPAPLRKGFRYMI from the exons ATGCCTACGATCATCTGTGTCTACTTGATGAATTACATTGATCG CAATAATTATGCTGCAGCGCGACTACAGGGCCTTGAGAGGGATCTTAAATTGACGCCGTCACAGTACCAAACTGGCCTCTCCATCCTGTTTGTCAGCTATATCCTCATGCAAGTCCCATCCAATCTCCTGCTCAACTACGTTGGCCGGCCGTCTCTATATCTAGGATTTTCCACGATTGCATGGGGCCTTGTTTCAGCGTCTACCAGTCTCGTGAAGAACTATCCGCAAATTTTGGCGTGTCGTCTTATCCTTGGATTCGTCG AAGCCCCATTCTTTGCTGGCGTCCTGTTCTATCTTTCAAAATGGTACACCAAGAAAGAGCTGACTCTCAGAATGAGCATCTTTTATTCTGGCTCATTACTTAGCGGCGCATTTGGAAATCTGATTGCCGCAGGTATATTGAATGGGTTATCTGGAAGCTATGGCCTTTCTCCATGGCAATGGTTATACATCATTGAAGGCATCATCACCATTGCCATTGGGTCACTCATTTGTGTGATTCTACCAGATTTCCCAGACACATGGAGGCTTTTAACATCTGAAATGAAATGCGTCGCAAACCGGCGGCTTGCGATCGACGCCGCTGAAGCCGACATCGATGGTGAAGGCGGCATGAGTCAATTAACGGGTTCCAGACTGGCAATTACCGATATCAAAACTTACCTCCTCGCCATTGCCTACATGTCCATCACGGGAGCCAGCGGCTTCCAAAACTTCTTCCCTACACTCACAGCTACCCTCGGTCACAACGAGACAATTTCTCTCCTACTCGTCGCTCCTCCTTACATCTTCACGCTCGTATACAGCATTCTCCATTCCCGCATGTCCGATCGTCTTGGAAGTCGGTTCTGGTTCTTCATCTATCCCATTCCCATTTCGATCCTCGgattcatcatcttcatgaCCACAGATTCGTTTGGCCCCCGGTATCTCTCGCTCTTCATCATGTCCTTCGTCTTCACGATGATGTCCACATGCTATTCCTGGGTCGCGGGGGCTATCCCGCGGCCGCCGGCAAAACGTGCCACTGCATACGCGTTTATTAACTCGGTAGGTAACTCGGCGAGTATATGGACACCGTACACGTATCGAGATCGAGATGCGCCCCAGTACCGGTTGGCACTGGGGCTGTGCATTGCACTGCAGATGCTGGCGGGTTTGATGGCCGTGATGCTACGGTTGCATCTCATAAAGCAGAACTGTGCGTTGGAACGAACGGAACGTGAATGTGGAGGGCTTGTGGATGACGAGAGGATGAGGTTGATATCTGCTGAGACAGAAGGGGTTGAAGTGGACATACCAGCGCCTCTCCGAAAGGGATTTCGTTATATGATTTGA
- a CDS encoding uncharacterized protein (EggNog:ENOG410PMPV~COG:S~BUSCO:9527at33183), producing the protein MWRSHLATTRSRGDKRVLSQHSPDSQSDRGATRFPKRAIQSGVVQVGYCEADKAADTPEPPCPGASRPCCTVSVGKGGTALYEGPSSPISPTSPDHNPWVSKNLQHPKYIALKYAASMKISQLYVYPIKSLRPTALSESELTIHGFPHDRHFMLLKVEEDGRLVNMHVPNFPRMALFLTDIVFPDDAQGQDGKIIVTYRQPMSQNDKDCIKTLDIPLKPRIDNLKTFKVVMHQSPTHAYDMGEQYNSWFSDCFGFNVILAYIGDNRRTVLGNMSPNAEQEKTQSGWLSRVAENVTSLGGWVGKDTNDPDSITFADVAPYLVVSESSLDNVSARLPEKMDITKFRPNIVISGAPKEFEEDYWRELKVKDDITLVLTNNCARCISINIDFDTGAPGTGEMGAVLKKLMKDRRIDQGTKYSPIFGRYGFLGRGCEGSHIKIGDEVEVSKTNSEHTKLEWPGLTN; encoded by the exons ATGTGGCGCAGTCATCTGGCCACAACGAGATCACGTGGAGATAAACGTGTGCTGAGTCAGCATTCCCCTGACAGCCAAAGCGACCGGGGAGCGACCCGGTTTCCTAAAAGGGCAATTCAATCCGGAGTTGTCCAGGTCGGGTATTGTGAGGCTGACAAAGCAGCCGATACCCCAGAGCCGCCCTGTCCCGGGGCTAGTCGGCCCTGTTGTACCGTGAGCGTTGGCAAAGGTGGGACAGCCCTATATGAAGGCCCCTCTTCGCCCATCAGCCCAACGTCGCCTGATCACAACCCTTGGGTCTCTAAGAACTTACAGCACCCAAAGTATATAGCTCTTAAGTACGCCGCAAGTATGAAGATAAGCCAG CTCTACGTCTATCCCATCAAGTCCCTCCGGCCAACTGCCCTCTCCGAATCTGAGCTGACAATTCATGGATTTCCTCACGACCGCCATTTTATGCTCCTTAAAGTGGAAGAGGACGGCCGCCTGGTCAACATGCACGTCCCGAATTTCCCCCGAATGGCGCTGTTTTTAACGGACATTGTCTTCCCCGACGATGCCCAAGGCCAGGATGGAAAGATCATCGTAACATATCGGCAACCCATGAGTCAGAATGACAAGGATTGCATTAAGACGTTGGATATACCCTTGAAGCCTCGTATTGACAACCTGAAAACCTTCAAAGTTGTTATGCACCAAAGTCCGACACATGCCTATGATATGGGAGAGCAATATAACTCTTGGTTCTCTGACTGCTTCGGCTTCAACGTCATCCTTGCCTACATCGGCGACAACAGGAGAACCGTTCTGGGGAATATGTCCCCAAATGCGGAACAAGAGAAAACCCAGAGTGGCTGGTTATCGCGTGTGGCCGAGAACGTCACTTCTCTTGGTGGTTGGGTCGGAAAAGATACAAATGATCCAGACAGTATCACATTTGCGGATGTGGCACCATATCTCGTGGTCTCCGAGTCCTCTTTGGACAATGTGTCGGCCAGACTGCCGGAAAAAATGGACATAACCAAATTCCGGCCCAATATCGTTATTTCAGGTGCGCCTAAGGAGtttgaagaagattattGGCGCGAACTCAAGGTGAAAGATGATATTACATTGGTTTTGACGAATAACTGTGCGAGATGTATTAGCATCAACATTGACTTTgacactggagcccctggGACTGGAGAGATGGGTGCCGTCTTGAAGAAGCTCATGAAGGATAGGAGGATCGATCAGGGGACAAAATACAGCCCTATATTTGGACGCTACGGATTTCTAGGCAGAGGCTGCGAAGGTTCCCATATCAAAATTGGTGATGAAGTCGAAGTCTCAAAAACAAATTCGGAGCACACCAAACTCG AGTGGCCAGGGTTGACGAACTAA
- a CDS encoding uncharacterized protein (SECRETED:SignalP(1-17)~EggNog:ENOG410PZSJ~COG:S): MRFSIAASAILAAGATASYVNTNATSVVTEVVTAYTTYCPGPTTLTHGTNTYTVTEATTLTITDCPCTVTRPIITSTVTECNDCPPAATGTGVIPPPVNPPVFPNGTAVQPPQQPSGTGNLPSNTIPAPPDFTGAGSRVVAGAGAGLAGVLGLAFLL, from the exons ATGCGTTTCTCCATCGCTGCTTCTGCCATCCTGGCCGCCGGTGCCACCGCGAGCTACGTCAACACCAATGCCACCTCCGTCGTCACTGAGGTTGTCACTGCCTACACCACCTACTGCCCTGGCCCAACCACCCTCACCCACGGCACCAACACCTACACCGTGACTGAG GCCACCACTCTCACCATCACCGACTGCCCATGCACTGTTACTCGCCCAATCATCACCTCCACCGTCACTGAGTGCAACGACTG CCCCCCTGCTGCCACTGGCACTGGTGTCATCCCTCCTCCAGTCAACCCGCCAGTCTTCCCCAACGGCACTGCCGTCCAACCTCCCCAGCAGCCAAGCGGTACCGGAAACCTCCCAAGCAACACCATCCCAGCTCCCCCTGACTTCACCGGTGCCGGTTCCCGCGTCGTTGCCGGTGCTGGCGCTGGTCTTGCTGGTGTCCTCGGTCTCGCTTTCCTCTTGTAA
- the SHM1_1 gene encoding glycine hydroxymethyltransferase shm1 (EggNog:ENOG410PFHX~COG:E~BUSCO:5133at33183) — MSVNRCGRQASKLLRLSGGYSRVACGLRWSHPARRVAQWQSVASVHTDGHQNMLAEKLEQADPTVYKIIQNEKSRQKHFINLIPSENFTSQAVLDALGSVMQNKYSEGYPGARYYGGNEFIDQAERLCQQRALQAFGLNPEEWGVNVQPLSGSPANFYAYSAVLQPHDRLMGLDLPHGGHLSHGYQTPTKKISAVSKYFETLPYRLDESTGLIDYAKLEDMATLYRPKLIVAGTSAYSRLIDYPRMKKIADSVGAYLLSDMAHISGLVAAGVIPSPFPQSDIVTTTTHKSLRGPRGAMIFYRKGVRKHDAKGNPITYDLENPINAAVFPGHQGGPHNHTITALAVALKQAQSPEFKTYQQSVLENAKALAARLGNSTNSGGLGYNIVSGGTDNHLVLVDLKNRGVDGARVERVLELCGVASNKNTVPGDKSAMKPGGLRMGTPAMTSRGFGPEDFSRVADIVDRAVIITQKLDKAARAEAEAKNRKNPTSLKAFFEYLGQGEEVSEIVQLRKEVEDWVGTFSLPWTEE; from the exons ATGTCGGTCAATCGCTGCGGTCGCCAAGCTTCAAAGCTGCTCCGGTTATCTGGCGGGTATTCGAGAGTGGCCTGTGGGCTCAGATGGAGTCATCCTGCAAGACGAGTTGCTCAATGGCAGAGCGTTGCGTCTGTCCACACTGATGGCCATCAGAAT ATGCTAGCGGAGAAACTCGAGCAAGCTGATCCAACTGTGTATAAGATTATCCAGAAT GAAAAAAGCAGGCAGAAACATTTTATCAACCTGATCCCCTCGGAGAACTTCACCTCCCAGGCTGTCCTCGATGCGCTTGGCAGTGTGATGCAAA ATAAATATTCTGAGGGATACCCAGGTGCTCGGTACTACGGTGGGAACGAATTCATTGACCAAGCTGAGCGCCTCTGCCAGCAGCGCGCTCTGCAGGCATTTGGGTTGAACCCAGAAGAGTGGGGAGTGAACGTCCAAC CCCTATCTGGATCTCCCGCCAACTTCTACGCATATTCCGCCGTCCTCCAGCCCCACGATCGCCTTATGGGTTTGGACCTCCCTCACGGAGGTCACCTTTCTCATGGCTACCAAACACCCACAAAAAAGATCTCCGCAGTGTCTAAGTACTTCGAGACGCTTCCTTATCGTCTAGATGAATCTACTGGTCTCATAGATTATGCCAAACTGGAGGATATGGCCACATTGTACCGACCAAAACTCATTGTTGCAGGAACATCCGCATACAGCAGGCTGATTGATTATCCCCGCATGAAAAAGATTGCTGACAGCGTTGGAGCATATCTGCTCAGTGACATGGCCCATATTTCTGGGTTGGTTGCTGCTGGTGTCATTCCATCGCCATTCCCACAGTCAGATATCGTCACAACTACGACACACAAATCGCTCCGAGGGCCACGCGGCGCCATGATCTTCTACCGGAAGGGTGTCCGTAAACACGATGCTAAAGGAAATCCTATCACGTATGATTTGGAAAACCCCATCAATGCCGCCGTGTTCCCTGGCCACCAAGGTGGGCCCCACAACCACACAATTACCGCCCTTGCCGTTGCTTTGAAACAAGCCCAGAGCCCAGAATTCAAAACATACCAGCAAAGTGTATTGGAAAACGCAAAGGCCTTGGCAGCCCGCCTCGGTAACTCTACAAATAGCGGTGGCTTGGGCTACAATATCGTGTCTGGTGGTACCGATAACCATCTTGTTCTCGTCGACCTGAAGAACCGTGGCGTCGATGGCGCACGCGTGGAGAGAGTTCTCGAGCTCTGTGGTGTGGCAAGTAACAAGAACACCGTGCCAGGTGATAAGTCTGCAATGAAGCCCGGTGGTCTCCGAATGGGCACACCGGCCATGACTTCCCGTGGCTTTGGACCGGAGGACTTCTCTCGCGTTGCTGATATTGTTGACCGCGCTGTCATCATCACGCAGAAGCTTGACAAAGCCGCCAGAGCTGAAGCGGAGGCCAAGAATCGGAAGAACCCCACGAGCTTGAAGGCATTCTTCGAATACCTCGGACAAGGAGAGGAGGTCTCGGAGATTGTACAATTAAGAAAAGAGGTTGAGGACTGGGTGGGAACATTCAGCCTTCCGTGGACTGAGGAATAG